From Antedon mediterranea chromosome 9, ecAntMedi1.1, whole genome shotgun sequence, a single genomic window includes:
- the LOC140058874 gene encoding uncharacterized protein, with product MLYPPIWGKVIVLSSLIVLFDRNAPAEAVEMDASATVEDSTTYYGIGDEVKTDFEVNTTGLTSGTGFKVILTAENMELDLSSDSFIWTLTGSATIESTAGSGYTVNSTTNSQAELTFDSDTYFAADIQFVGNINSTVKADVKPGVILRVTITAEINDAGLVSAEGAANAVFSKLPHFVMNITEQSADGNVYVNVGQKVHMNLIVEFPKGTADPTIEVTLPYNFTTNKTSEQWSINKVSVSSVSDSLSCTYSTEFCYYAPQTQYIANDDDFGILKDWSVTQIEGIIEVNDVDASNNILALEVEVVLDDTDAVVNGSEHWLGLGMQIGDEAHIWVGEVPVHTLINAVPEPKVSFKIAYESNSFYKGDDIILLITIWHDDNSTGKAVDATFTLLTSKTVQYISLESEYTELIQAPVVNSIMSGPSPVRFDLGTIQIAAKPTFRVRLGIDKTGNSAPGTNRFVGVADLLWFSTVDNVNVLGSTDLFQFEYTDRPDVEGGDLCRPGYTPYKETCYKVFNDTLETWDTAKAACEADNAQLVMIEDTFEQQFLRVLVPVLSPYKYWIGLKDAGSTDMFMWTDGSSTSYTKWLPDRPGASVTEDCGAAAFVDVYDTRDVSTDLGDWDIMDCTAVLPAICEYPMFDEEPAVNPVKEPVMRYSKWTNIQTCACNYDDGLLSSQCDCCVVGAHKCENGKHTVCVSDPSDCPVPDYYDRGFVITKKLDDPANDVIFACNPSFGRLSDKIVPSCYVQDNPPDGSWKALPMNLHNVIGSDQLTGHIYGIHMDMSSYMRSKDHGATWEFISKDAWDSITKSLPDFKMAGTSEDNWSYDDTGLKYNGDLKMKKDCC from the exons ATGTTGTATCCGCCGATTTGGGGCAAAGTAATTGTCCTATCTAGTTTGATAGTCCTTTTTGATAGAAATG CTCCTGCCGAAGCCGTAGAAATGGATGCGAGCGCAACCGTAGAAGATTCGACAACCTACTATGGAATTGGAGATGAAGTAAAGACGGACTTCGAAGTGAACACTACTGGATTGACATCTGGAACAGGCTTTAAAGTCATCCTTACAGCTGAGAACATGGAG TTGGATTTGTCTTCGGATTCATTCATCTGGACCCTCACAGGAAGTGCAACTATCGAATCAACCGCCGGG AGCGGTTACACGGTGAACTCAACGACAAATAGTCAAGCTGAACTCACGTTTGATAGTGATACTTACTTTGCAGCTGACATTCAATTCGTAGGAAACATCAACTCAACTGTTAAGG CCGATGTGAAACCTGGAGTAATTTTACGTGTTACTATTACTGCTGAAATCAATGACGCCGGTTTGGTAAGCGCAGAAGGAGCTGCTAACGCAGTCTTCAGTAAACTACCACATTTCGTAATGAACATCACCGAGCAGTCTGCAGATGGCAATGTTTATGTCAACGTTGGTCAAAAGGTGCATATGAACCTTATTGTTGAGTTTCCAAAAGGTACCGCGGATCCTACAATTGAAGTCACACTACCATACAACTTTACGACTAACAAGACTAGCGAGCAATGGAGTATCAACAAAGTGTCCGTTTCCTCTGTTAGTGACAGTTTATCTTGTACGTATTCGACAGAGTTCTGCTACTACGCTCCTCAGACGCAGTACATTGCTAACGATGATGACTTCGGCATCCTTAAAGACTGGTCGGTGACACAGATTGAAGGGATTATTGAGGTGAACGATGTAGACGCTTCTAATAACATCTTAGCGTTAGAAGTAGAAGTTGTCCTAGACGATACAGACGCGGTGGTCAACGGATCTGAGCACTGGTTAGGACTTGGAATGCAGATTGGTGACGAGGCTCACATTTGGGTTGGAGAAGTACCAGTTCATACACTGATCAATGCTGTTCCGGAACCGAAGGTGTCGTTCAAGATAGCATACGAAAGTAATTCTTTTTATAAAGG TGATGATATTATACTATTGATTACAATTTGGCATGATGACAATTCAACTGGAAAAGCAGTAGACGCCACTTTCACATTGCTTACGTCTAAAACTGTCCAGTATATTAGCCTCGAATCCGAATACACAGAGCTCATCCAGGCACCAGTGGTAAATTCTATCATGTCTGGGCCATCTCCTGTTCGATTTGAT CTTGGAACTATTCAGATTGCTGCCAAACCAACTTTCCGAGTACGCTTAGGAATCGACAAAACCGGAAACAGTGCTCCGGGAACTAATCGCTTTGTCGGCGTGGCTGATTTGTTGTGGTTCTCGACTGTTGATAACGTTAACGTTCTAGGTTCTACAGATCTTTTTCAATTTGAGTATACGGACAGACCAGATGTTGAAGGCGGTG ATTTATGTCGGCCTGGTTACACACCTTACAAAGAAACGTGTTACAAAGTGTTCAACGACACGCTAGAAACTTGGGATACAGCAAAGGCGGCCTGTGAAGCAGACAATGCGCAATTAGTCATGATTGAAGATACGTTTGAACAGCAATTTCTTCGCGTCCTTGTTCCAGTACTCTCGCCATACAAATACTGGATTGGGCTGAAAGACGCTGGG AGTACTGATATGTTCATGTGGACAGACGGTTCATCGACATCTTATACAAAATGGCTACCAGATAGGCCAGGGGCAAGCGTGACTGAAGACTGTGGAGCTGCGGCTTTTGTAGATGTCTACGATACAAGGGATGTCAGTACTGATCTTGGTGATTGGGACATTATGGACTGCACCGCTGTCCTGCCAGCTATCTGCGAGTATCCTATGTTTGATG AGGAGCCTGCAGTCAACCCGGTTAAAGAACCCGTGATGAGGTACAGCAAATGGACTAACATTCAGACATGCGCCTGTAATTATGATGACGGATTATTATCTAGCCAGTGCGATTGTTGCGTGGTCGGTGCTCATAAGTGTGAAAACGGAAAGCATACTGTGTGTGTCAGTGATCCCAGTGACTGCCCAGTCCCAg ATTATTACGATCGAGGTTTTGTCATAACTAAGAAGTTGGACGATCCGGctaatgacgtcatttttgCTTGTAACCCTTCATTTGGACGTCTATCAGATAAGATTGTTCCATCCTGCTATGTACAAGATAATCCACCAGATGGAAGCTGGAAAG cTCTTCCAATGAACCTGCATAACGTCATTGGGTCTGACCAACTCACAGGACATATCTATGGCATTCACATGGACATGAGCAGTTACATGCGCAGTAAGGATCATGGTGCAACGTGGGAGTTTATCAGCAAAGACGCCTGGGACTCgatcacaaaaagtttgccggACTTCAAGATGGCTGGAACTAGTGAAGATAACTGGTCGT ATGATGACACTGGATTGAAGTATAATGGagatttgaaaatgaaaaaagactGCTGCTAA
- the LOC140058509 gene encoding uncharacterized protein — protein sequence MSFKILYETNSFYKGDDVILLISIWHDDDSTGKAIDVTFTIMTSKNVRYINLESEYIELFQPPAVNPSMPGPTPVRFNLGTIQIAAKPIFRVRLGIDKNGKSAPGTHRFVGVADLLWFSTVNSAKVLGSTNLFQFEYTDRPDVGGGGKCRIYF from the exons ATGTCGTTCAAGATATTATACGAAACTAATTCCTTTTATAAAGG TGATGATGTAATACTATTGATTAGTATTTGGCACGATGACGATTCAACGGGAAAAGCAATAGATGTAACTTTCACAATAATGACGTCAAAAAATGTGCGATATATTAACCTTGAATCAGAATACATCGAGCTGTTCCAGCCACCAGCGGTAAACCCAAGCATGCCTGGACCAACCCCTGTTCGATTTAAT CTTGGAACCATTCAAATTGCTGCAAAACCAATATTCCGTGTACGTCTAGGAATCGACAAAAACGGAAAAAGTGCTCCTGGTACTCATCGCTTTGTTGGCGTGGCTGATTTGTTGTGGTTCTCGACTGTTAATAGCGCTAAAGTTTTAGGTTCTACAAATCTTTTTCAATTTGAGTATACGGACAGACCAGATGTTGGAGGGGGCGGTAAGTGTAGAATTTATTTTTGA